From a region of the Pecten maximus chromosome 18, xPecMax1.1, whole genome shotgun sequence genome:
- the LOC117316668 gene encoding neo-calmodulin-like: MAQSSITDKEGELTNAARTEIKRIFRLIDTTGNGKIGVNDLMRSMQLSGGNPTKEEAQRMIEESDMDGSGSVEYQEFENIMKIHILALEYQNDILRDAFRRFDKNGDGSLDREELRKVLCSIGESLTDEEAEEMFALVDADNNGKVDLDEFLAAFKAS; this comes from the exons ATGGCCCAATCCAGTATCACCGACAAGGAGGGGGAACTCACAAATGCAGCCAGAACAG AAATAAAGCGGATTTTCCGCCTGATCGACACCACAGGGAACGGTAAGATAGGAGTGAACGACCTGATGCGATCTATGCAGCTTAGCGGGGGCAACCCTACCAAGGAAGAGGCCCAAAGGATGATCGAGGAGAGCGATATGGacg GCAGTGGTAGTGTGGAATACCAGGAATTTGAAAACATCATGAAAATCCATATCTTGGCACTTGAATACCAGAACGACATTCTCAGAGATGCTTTCAGGCGTTTCGATAAAAATGGGGACGGTTCTTTGGACCGTGAAGAGCTTCGCAAAGTTCTCTGCAGTATCGGAGAATCTCTCACGGACGAAGAGGCAGAGGAAATGTTCGCATTGGTGGATGCAGATAATAACGGGAAAGTTGATCTGGATG aATTTCTGGCTGCTTTCAAAGCATCATGA